The following proteins are co-located in the candidate division KSB1 bacterium genome:
- a CDS encoding GNAT family N-acetyltransferase has translation MTIRQLADTDIEMVLALWNRSAKFDPMTPELFEEKVFDDPDFRREWALVAEEQNRVVGFIMALSRNFQDDKVGFVKLLAVDPARQRSGIGTQLLQRVESALWHAGVSHIRVLDSNPNYLQPGLDPRYTEAIIFFESHGYKRFAETMNMEVDLTSRDFNTTTIEEHLRAKGIEIRRAIMGDREDLMRLLERHWPAWIPEVDRTLLNYPISLHVAVQQNRLIGFSAYDGNNFNTGWFGPMGTDPALQGRGVGGVLLLRCLQDIKNQGHRFAVIPWVGPYRFYSHYAGARISRVFWRYKKEVAS, from the coding sequence ATGACGATACGACAATTGGCTGACACCGATATTGAGATGGTCTTGGCGCTGTGGAATCGCAGCGCCAAATTTGACCCGATGACACCGGAATTGTTCGAGGAAAAAGTCTTCGACGATCCTGATTTCCGGCGGGAGTGGGCTTTGGTGGCGGAAGAGCAGAATCGCGTCGTCGGATTCATCATGGCCCTCAGTCGGAATTTTCAAGACGACAAAGTCGGCTTCGTGAAATTGCTCGCGGTTGATCCCGCCCGGCAGCGCAGCGGCATCGGCACGCAATTGCTGCAGCGCGTCGAATCAGCGCTGTGGCATGCCGGCGTGTCGCATATTCGCGTGCTCGACAGCAATCCGAATTACCTGCAGCCCGGCCTCGATCCGCGCTATACCGAGGCCATCATTTTCTTCGAGTCTCACGGCTACAAGCGTTTCGCCGAGACGATGAATATGGAAGTCGATTTGACGAGCCGCGATTTCAACACGACAACGATTGAAGAGCACTTGCGCGCCAAGGGCATCGAGATTCGCCGCGCCATCATGGGCGACCGTGAGGATTTGATGCGCCTGCTGGAGCGCCACTGGCCGGCATGGATTCCGGAAGTCGACCGCACGCTGCTCAATTACCCGATCTCGCTGCATGTGGCGGTGCAGCAAAATCGCCTCATTGGGTTTTCGGCTTATGATGGCAACAATTTCAACACCGGCTGGTTCGGGCCGATGGGAACCGATCCGGCGCTGCAGGGCAGAGGCGTCGGCGGGGTTCTGCTCTTGCGCTGCTTGCAGGACATCAAAAATCAGGGCCATCGCTTTGCGGTGATTCCGTGGGTCGGGCCGTACCGGTTTTATTCGCATTACGCCGGCGCGCGCATCAGCCG